The DNA segment GAAATGATTGTTAAAAATGCATTAAAATATAATTGTAAGTCAATTTCTTGGACATATAATGAACCTACTATACACCTGCCTTTCAACAAGAAAACTTCTTTACTTGCAAAAAGAAAAAATCTTAAAATTGTTTATGTAAGTAATGGATACATGTCATCCCAATCAATAAATGAAATTTTAACATTTGTAGATGCATTTAATATTGACTTGAAATCTATGTCTCGGGAATTTTATAAAAAAATTTGTGGTGCAGATTTAGATGTTGTTTTAGATAATTTAAAAAGAATTTACACGGAATCTAAGCATTTAGAAATTACAAACTTAATTATAAATGGATATAATGATTCAAAAAAACAAATTAAAGAACTTTGTGATTTTGTCGTTGATGAATTAGGTCCAGAAGTACCACTTCATTTTTCAAGAGCATTTCCTTATTATAAAATGAAAAATATAAATCCAACAGATAAAAATAAGCTTTTTGAAGCTCGAAATATTGCTTTTAAAAAAGGAATTGAAAATGTTTATTTAGGAAATATTTAGTTTAATTTGTTTTCTAAGAAAATAAATATTTAAAATTTGGAGCAAAGCTAGTAAATACAAAAAACCAGTCAAAGGCAAAAAAAATAATCTTTAAAAAAAAATTCATAGCAACAATAACATTAAAGAACTTAAAAATAGGAAAACATACAATCACTACGGGCTATGGAAAATCAACCATTAAAAATATAATAGAAATTAAAAAATAGGGGTTTAAATAACTTTTATATTTTAATTAATATTTAATTAGCTTAGTGGGAATTATTCTCAATTATTATTAATGATTATAATATTAATTTATATAGATAATTAGTTTTAATCAAGCTTATTTTTCAAATATAACTTTAAATTAATCTTATTTATCTTAAAATTTATTTTTATGCCGGATTTAATATAATTTTAATTTTTAGAAACCGTTATATATGTCTTCTAATTATATAAATAATATCGATATGAATAAAAATTCATATCATATTTTTAATAAATTAGGAGATAAATTTATGTATAAAATGAGAAATCATTCATTAATTTGTATTATATTACTATTTTTTATTTTAATACCCTTTTCATTTGCTTCTGATTCAAATAATTTGACATATGAAAGCAAAGCCGTTGATGTGGGTGAAATTAATGTTTTATCTAATAATGAAGATCCATATATTGATGTAGAGGATAATAACATATCTCTTGAAGAGGGAGATGAAGCCAAAATAACGGGATTCGTCAATGTTGATAATGATAAATGGTATTATGATTTAACTGTAGAATGTTCATATATTGATTTTGATGGTATTTTAAGGAAATATAACTCTCCTTATTCTGGTTTAGATAGTTTTACTTTTAATACTAAGGATTTTGATGGTTTAAAAGTGAGAGATAATCCTTATGTGCTGTCATTTAATATTGTCGAAGATGAATATTTCCAAGAATTAAATTCATATGGATATACTTCTGTAACTCTCGCTACTATTAATCTAAAAGTAATTCCTGAAGCAGGACCAGTGGCTCCCGATTATGAAACTTTTGATTCTAAAGGTAAAATTTATGTTTCTGAAAATGGAAATGATGACAATAATGGTTCTGAAGC comes from the Methanobrevibacter oralis genome and includes:
- the amrS gene encoding AmmeMemoRadiSam system radical SAM enzyme, with product MLVSNNLFKKSSKSQKIRCEICANYCKIVDGNFGACKQHKNINGELFNISYGIVSSLSPDPIEKKPLNKFLPGTFTYSIGGFGCNMACLYCQNYMISQEFDNFNRGIKILPEMIVKNALKYNCKSISWTYNEPTIHLPFNKKTSLLAKRKNLKIVYVSNGYMSSQSINEILTFVDAFNIDLKSMSREFYKKICGADLDVVLDNLKRIYTESKHLEITNLIINGYNDSKKQIKELCDFVVDELGPEVPLHFSRAFPYYKMKNINPTDKNKLFEARNIAFKKGIENVYLGNI